The following coding sequences lie in one Thermoanaerobaculia bacterium genomic window:
- a CDS encoding glycosyltransferase family 2 protein, giving the protein MALSGPISAISAISAIVPSLGHSPWQDEMLAALRRELATEDAELVWVHQGAVPAPTLDRPRERLLRLPQPVGFAAAANLGLVHADLRSTAIALVNDDLIVEPGWLAALAGELGRRPRAAAVQGVHLELDRPEQVEGCGIGWNRAWQAVQVGAGEPPPEASAAPFELFGVSATAALYRRESLAGVLFDERLGSYYEDVELAVRLREAEWESWCVPAACARHAGQATAGRAPFGRWRSIHRNRLLVLRRLLGSEFASALPRLAARDLRDLLRAGLRFDGARALGVVAGWAGALPRLAAFAPPSVLASRRALAAAARFRIGSAA; this is encoded by the coding sequence GTGGCGCTGAGCGGACCGATCTCGGCCATCTCCGCCATCTCCGCCATCGTGCCCTCGCTCGGGCACTCGCCGTGGCAGGACGAGATGCTCGCCGCCCTGCGCCGCGAGCTCGCAACCGAGGATGCGGAGCTGGTCTGGGTGCACCAGGGCGCAGTCCCCGCACCGACACTCGACCGTCCGCGCGAGCGCCTCCTGAGGCTACCGCAGCCGGTCGGCTTCGCCGCCGCCGCCAATCTCGGACTCGTCCACGCCGATCTGCGGAGCACCGCCATCGCGCTCGTCAACGACGACCTCATTGTCGAGCCGGGCTGGCTCGCAGCGCTCGCCGGCGAGCTGGGCCGGCGACCGCGCGCGGCTGCGGTGCAGGGCGTCCACCTGGAGCTCGACCGTCCGGAACAGGTCGAAGGCTGCGGGATCGGCTGGAACCGCGCCTGGCAGGCGGTGCAGGTCGGAGCGGGCGAGCCCCCGCCCGAAGCGAGCGCAGCGCCGTTCGAGCTCTTCGGCGTCTCGGCCACCGCCGCCCTCTACCGGCGCGAGTCGCTCGCCGGGGTCCTTTTCGACGAGCGGCTCGGCAGCTACTACGAGGACGTCGAGCTCGCCGTGCGGTTGCGCGAGGCGGAGTGGGAGAGCTGGTGCGTCCCCGCGGCATGCGCCCGGCATGCCGGCCAGGCGACGGCCGGCCGCGCGCCCTTCGGCCGCTGGCGGTCGATCCATCGCAACCGGCTCCTGGTACTCCGGCGACTGCTCGGCAGCGAGTTCGCCTCCGCTCTGCCGCGCCTCGCGGCGCGCGATCTGCGCGATCTGCTCCGCGCCGGCCTGCGCTTCGACGGCGCCCGCGCCCTGGGCGTGGTCGCCGGCTGGGCGGGCGCACTGCCACGGCTCGCGGCCTTCGCGCCGCCGTCCGTGCTGGCCAGCCGGCGCGCGCTCGCTGCCGCCGCGCGCTTCCGGATAGGCTCGGCGGCGTGA
- a CDS encoding glycosyltransferase has product MRKLRVALIGSRGIPGRYGGYETLFAELAPRLVARDFDVTVYCRTSPPRPGDRTGGRSGVRPPLRRARFRGARLVHLPTIRTKHLDTPVHTLLSCLHAAGERFDAALVVNSANALFLPLLSAAGTPSLLNVDGIEKRRAKWGAFGRAVFALSERLACVLPDRLVTDAEVIRAHYLARYGAPSAIVTYGVDARPLRQSGALRRLGVEKRNYFLYVSRFEPENNPHRVVEAFARVGGEIPLLMVGGAPYANDYIASFRPARDPRIHFPGPIYGRGYRQLLSHALVYIHATEVGGTHPALVEAMGYGNCLVVNDTPENREVAGDTALYFRADDPPSLAAILDRLRTDPEEVTRRGRAAATRAAERYDWETIADQYAHLLRDAASSPGTVTPGDPAGIG; this is encoded by the coding sequence GTGAGAAAACTGCGCGTCGCTCTCATCGGTTCCCGGGGTATACCGGGGCGCTACGGCGGCTACGAGACGCTCTTCGCGGAGCTGGCGCCACGCCTGGTGGCGCGTGATTTCGACGTCACTGTCTACTGCCGGACCTCCCCGCCGCGACCGGGCGACCGCACCGGCGGCCGGTCCGGTGTGCGACCGCCACTGCGCCGCGCCCGGTTTCGCGGCGCGCGCCTGGTGCACCTGCCGACGATCCGCACCAAGCACCTCGACACGCCCGTACACACGCTGCTCTCCTGCCTGCATGCCGCCGGCGAGCGCTTCGACGCCGCGCTCGTCGTCAACTCCGCGAACGCCCTCTTCCTGCCACTGCTGTCGGCCGCCGGCACGCCCAGCCTCCTGAACGTGGACGGCATCGAAAAGCGCCGCGCCAAATGGGGTGCCTTCGGGCGTGCAGTCTTCGCGCTCTCCGAGCGCCTGGCCTGCGTGCTGCCGGACCGGCTGGTGACCGACGCCGAGGTGATCCGCGCGCACTACCTCGCGCGCTACGGCGCGCCCTCGGCGATCGTGACCTATGGCGTCGACGCGCGGCCGCTCAGGCAGAGTGGGGCGCTTCGCCGGCTGGGGGTCGAGAAGCGCAACTACTTCCTCTACGTTTCGCGCTTCGAGCCCGAGAACAATCCGCACCGCGTCGTCGAGGCCTTCGCTCGCGTCGGGGGCGAGATTCCACTCCTGATGGTGGGAGGCGCCCCCTACGCCAACGACTACATCGCCTCGTTCCGGCCCGCCCGCGACCCGAGGATCCACTTCCCCGGTCCGATCTACGGCCGTGGCTACCGCCAGCTCCTTTCGCACGCCCTGGTCTACATCCACGCGACCGAGGTCGGCGGCACGCACCCGGCGCTCGTCGAGGCGATGGGCTACGGCAACTGCCTGGTGGTGAACGACACTCCCGAGAATCGCGAGGTGGCCGGCGACACCGCGCTCTACTTCCGGGCCGACGACCCGCCGTCGCTCGCGGCGATCCTCGACCGGTTGCGCACCGACCCCGAGGAGGTCACGCGCCGGGGGCGCGCTGCCGCCACCCGCGCGGCCGAGCGCTACGACTGGGAGACGATCGCGGATCAGTACGCCCACCTGCTGCGCGACGCGGCCAGTTCTCCGGGCACCGTGACTCCCGGAGATCCCGCGGGGATCGGCTAG
- a CDS encoding sugar transferase, with translation MLKQQARLIASLVFLLDLALISAAFLLAHALRSHLLPALGGRWIPGALYPVERYLPLLPLALVLWSLLLWSSGRYRSHRTVPVLDEATAIVRITATASILFLLIVWAFRLDERLLDDDRLSRIWIALFAFLSGALLLFEKLALRVSSRYVRAHGFNYRTVLIVGANEAARSIAASILGHRFWGYRVAGFVADEDEAIPESLGGLPVLGRVSELGRIVEEQVIDEVLFAIDRRDFDRFEDLFLRLQEQGIITRFALNFFPHAKASVQLEDLDGVPLLTFSTGPTSVGGLLLKRTLDIVLGAALLVLALPILGLLALLIRFTSRGAVLFRQVRCGRNGRLFTLYKFRTMIADAEERRREIEHLNEMDGPVFKARNDPRVTRFGRLLRKFSLDELPQLWNVLKGDMSLVGPRPPIPEEVAQYERWQRRRLAMKPGLTCLWQISGRNELDFDQWMKLDLAYIDNWSPWLDLKILVRTVPVVLSGRGAS, from the coding sequence ATGCTCAAGCAGCAAGCCCGTCTCATCGCCAGTCTCGTCTTCCTGCTCGACCTCGCCCTGATCTCGGCGGCGTTCCTGCTCGCCCATGCCTTGCGCAGCCATCTGCTGCCGGCACTCGGCGGGCGGTGGATTCCCGGCGCGCTCTATCCGGTCGAGCGCTATCTTCCGCTCCTGCCCCTGGCCCTGGTGCTCTGGTCCCTCCTGCTCTGGTCATCGGGCCGCTACCGCTCGCACCGCACCGTGCCGGTGCTCGACGAGGCGACGGCGATCGTCCGGATCACCGCGACCGCCTCGATCCTCTTCCTGCTCATCGTCTGGGCCTTTCGCCTCGACGAGCGCCTGCTCGACGACGACCGCCTCAGCCGGATCTGGATCGCGCTCTTCGCCTTCCTCTCGGGAGCGCTCCTGCTGTTCGAAAAGCTCGCCCTCCGGGTGAGCTCGCGCTACGTCCGGGCGCACGGCTTCAACTACCGCACGGTGCTGATCGTCGGCGCCAACGAAGCGGCGCGCTCGATCGCGGCCTCGATCCTGGGACATCGCTTCTGGGGCTATCGCGTCGCGGGATTCGTCGCCGACGAGGATGAGGCCATCCCCGAGTCCCTGGGCGGCCTGCCGGTTCTCGGCCGGGTGAGCGAGCTCGGCCGGATCGTCGAGGAGCAGGTCATCGACGAGGTGCTCTTCGCCATCGACCGGCGCGACTTCGACCGCTTCGAGGACCTCTTCCTCCGTCTGCAGGAGCAGGGCATCATCACCCGCTTCGCGCTCAACTTCTTCCCTCACGCCAAGGCGAGCGTGCAGCTCGAGGACCTCGACGGCGTGCCGCTGCTCACCTTTTCGACCGGCCCGACGAGCGTCGGCGGGCTGCTGCTCAAGCGCACTCTCGACATCGTCCTGGGGGCGGCGCTGCTCGTCCTCGCGCTGCCGATCCTGGGCCTCCTGGCGCTGCTGATCCGCTTCACGTCGCGCGGCGCCGTGCTCTTCCGCCAGGTCCGCTGCGGGCGCAACGGACGCCTGTTCACGCTCTACAAGTTCCGCACCATGATCGCCGACGCCGAAGAGCGCCGGCGCGAGATCGAGCATCTGAACGAGATGGACGGTCCGGTCTTCAAGGCCCGAAACGACCCGCGCGTGACCCGTTTCGGCAGGCTCCTGCGCAAGTTCAGCCTCGACGAGCTGCCGCAGCTGTGGAACGTCCTCAAAGGCGACATGAGTCTCGTCGGACCGCGCCCGCCGATCCCCGAGGAGGTCGCCCAGTACGAGCGCTGGCAGCGCCGGCGGCTGGCGATGAAGCCCGGACTGACCTGCCTCTGGCAGATTTCGGGACGCAACGAGCTCGACTTCGACCAGTGGATGAAGCTCGACCTCGCCTACATCGACAACTGGTCGCCCTGGCTCGACCTCAAGATCCTCGTCCGCACCGTGCCCGTCGTGCTGTCGGGCCGCGGCGCTTCGTAG
- a CDS encoding glycosyltransferase family 2 protein: protein MTTPELSTIVVAWRAADDVAELVAGWPDDRRFELLVVDQDGDLPERLGRSFARDGALAGNIRFLSPGRNLGFAGGSNFGARAARSELLLFLNPDARPTGGALAAVRLAFESSPRVAGVVPRLVGFDGSSQAGWQLRRLPTPLALLAHALFWNPGGGPAVEPSAGTPIEQPAAAALALRRSIFDAVGGFDDAFFPAWFEDVDLARRLAARGHQLIYLPAALFRHRQGSSVGALGYGAFLTAYDRNLCRYLDKHHGHGWALAFRALAGPAALGRLLLLPLRRPARAASRGQAAQALLQVAAGSLSGWAPSAPEPKELHNPLEPSA, encoded by the coding sequence GTGACGACACCGGAGCTCTCGACCATCGTCGTCGCCTGGCGCGCGGCCGACGACGTGGCCGAGTTGGTCGCCGGCTGGCCGGACGACCGGCGCTTCGAGCTCCTCGTCGTGGACCAGGATGGCGATCTCCCGGAGCGCCTCGGCAGGTCCTTCGCGAGGGACGGAGCGCTGGCCGGCAACATCCGGTTCCTCTCTCCCGGCAGAAATCTGGGCTTCGCGGGCGGCTCGAATTTCGGTGCCCGCGCGGCGCGGTCCGAGCTCCTGCTCTTTCTGAATCCGGACGCCCGCCCCACCGGGGGGGCCCTCGCCGCCGTCCGTCTCGCCTTCGAGAGCTCGCCTCGGGTCGCCGGAGTGGTACCGCGTCTGGTCGGCTTCGACGGCAGCTCCCAGGCGGGCTGGCAGCTGCGCCGCCTGCCGACACCGCTCGCCCTGCTCGCCCATGCCCTGTTCTGGAATCCGGGCGGCGGGCCTGCCGTCGAGCCTTCGGCAGGCACACCGATCGAACAGCCGGCGGCCGCGGCGCTCGCCCTGCGCCGCAGCATCTTCGACGCGGTCGGCGGCTTCGACGACGCCTTCTTCCCTGCCTGGTTCGAAGACGTCGATCTCGCGCGACGGCTCGCCGCGCGCGGCCACCAACTGATCTACCTTCCGGCAGCGCTCTTCCGGCATCGCCAGGGCAGCTCCGTCGGCGCCCTGGGCTACGGCGCCTTCCTCACTGCCTACGACCGCAATCTCTGCCGCTACCTCGACAAGCACCACGGCCACGGTTGGGCGCTCGCCTTTCGCGCCCTCGCCGGGCCGGCGGCTCTCGGCCGCCTGCTCCTGCTCCCGCTGCGCCGGCCGGCGCGCGCTGCGAGCCGCGGCCAGGCGGCGCAGGCGCTGCTCCAGGTCGCGGCCGGGAGCCTCTCCGGATGGGCCCCGTCAGCGCCGGAGCCGAAGGAGCTCCACAACCCTCTGGAACCTTCGGCCTGA
- a CDS encoding glycosyltransferase — translation MAPMAPMAPVPVALLVVTHDSADDLPGGLAAMAALDPPPAELVVVDCASSDASVAVARQWAPAAIATRLVALPDNLGFAGGMNRAIAIATAPYLLTLNADARLSPGFLAPLVARLEDPALARVAAVTGRLVREPCAGPDASDRSDRSDRSDSVAEPARLDACGMRLSWTWRHFDRGSGEPDRGQYGAPERVFGATGAATLWRRAALADVALDGQVFDERFHSFREDAELAFRLRERGWEILYDPAAVATHRRRVLPERRSALPPAVNMHSLKNRYLLRIDHQTPGNFFWTLPATLARDLAALAWVLLRERSSLPAYTWLWQRRRELLAHRRRVQQRRTVPARAIGRWFLRQSEPL, via the coding sequence ATGGCTCCGATGGCTCCGATGGCTCCCGTGCCGGTCGCGCTCCTCGTCGTCACCCACGACTCCGCCGACGACCTTCCCGGCGGGCTCGCCGCCATGGCCGCCCTCGACCCGCCGCCCGCCGAGCTCGTCGTCGTCGACTGCGCGAGCAGCGACGCGAGCGTCGCCGTGGCGCGCCAATGGGCGCCGGCGGCCATTGCGACGCGCCTCGTGGCGTTGCCCGACAACTTGGGCTTCGCCGGCGGGATGAACCGCGCGATCGCGATCGCGACGGCGCCCTACCTGCTGACGTTGAACGCCGACGCACGGCTTTCGCCCGGCTTCCTCGCCCCTCTCGTCGCCCGGCTCGAGGATCCCGCGCTCGCTCGCGTCGCCGCGGTCACCGGCCGACTCGTCCGCGAACCCTGCGCCGGCCCGGATGCCTCCGATCGCTCCGATCGCTCCGATCGCTCCGACAGCGTTGCAGAGCCGGCGCGGCTCGACGCCTGCGGCATGCGGCTCTCCTGGACCTGGCGGCACTTCGATCGCGGCTCTGGCGAGCCCGACCGCGGCCAATACGGCGCCCCCGAGCGCGTCTTCGGCGCCACCGGTGCGGCAACCCTCTGGCGGCGCGCGGCGCTCGCCGACGTCGCGCTCGACGGCCAGGTGTTCGATGAGCGCTTCCATTCCTTTCGCGAAGATGCCGAGCTCGCCTTCCGGCTGCGCGAGCGCGGCTGGGAGATCCTCTACGACCCGGCGGCCGTGGCGACCCACCGCCGCCGGGTGCTCCCCGAACGCCGGTCTGCCCTGCCCCCCGCGGTCAACATGCACTCGCTCAAGAACCGCTATCTTCTGCGCATCGACCACCAGACGCCCGGCAACTTTTTTTGGACGTTGCCCGCCACGCTGGCGCGCGATCTCGCGGCGCTCGCCTGGGTGCTGCTGCGCGAACGCAGTTCGCTTCCGGCCTACACCTGGCTCTGGCAGCGGCGGCGCGAGCTCCTCGCCCACCGCCGCCGCGTCCAGCAGCGTCGCACGGTGCCGGCACGTGCCATCGGACGCTGGTTCCTGCGCCAGTCGGAGCCACTGTGA